One window from the genome of Diceros bicornis minor isolate mBicDic1 chromosome 1, mDicBic1.mat.cur, whole genome shotgun sequence encodes:
- the N4BP3 gene encoding NEDD4-binding protein 3, with amino-acid sequence MATAPGPAGIAMGSVGSLLERQDFSPEELRAALAGSRSSRQPDGLLRKGLGQRELLSYLHLPKKDSKTTKRAPRNEPADYATLYYREHPRAGDFSKTSLPERGRFDKCRIRPSVFKPVAGTGKGFLSMQSLAAHKGQKLWRSNGSLHTLACHPPLSPGPRASQAQARAQLLHALSLDEGGPEPEPSLSDSSSGGSFGRSPGTGPGPFSSSLGHINHLGGSLDRASRGPKEAGPLAMLSCLPEPPPPYEFSCPTAEEVGATLPDTCEELKRGLDDEDGANPFTQVLEERQRLWLSELKRLYMERLHEVAQKAERSERNLQLQLFMAQQEQRRLRKELQAQQGLAPEPRPPGTLPEADPSARPEEEARWEVCQKTAEISLLKQQLREAQAELAQKLAEIFSLKTQLRGSRAQAQAQDAELARLRETVRSLQEQAPREEAPGSCETDDCKSRGLLGEAGGSEPADGAEQLRAELLQERLRSQEQTLRFERERRTWQEEKERVLRYQREIQGGYLDMYRRNQALEQELRVLREPPTPWSPRLESSKI; translated from the exons ATGGCCACAGCCCCAGGTCCTGCTGGCATTGCCATGGGCAGCGTGGGCAGCCTATTGGAACGGCAGGACTTCTCCCCTGAAGAGCTACGGGCGGCACTCGCAGGGTCCCGCAGCTCCCGCCAGCCTGATGGGCTCCTTCGGAAGGGCTTGGGCCAGCGTGAGCTCCTCAGCTACCTGCACCTCCCCAAGAAGGACAGCAAGACCACCAAGCGGGCCCCTCGGAATGAGCCTGCCGACTATGCCACTCTCTACTACCGGGAACATCCTCGAGCCGGTGACTTCAGCAAGACGTCGCTGCCTGAGCGGGGTCGCTTCGATAAG TGCCGCATTCGCCCATCGGTATTCAAGCCTGTGGCGGGCACCGGGAAAGGCTTCCTGTCCATGCAGAGCCTGGCAGCCCACAAGGGCCAGAAGCTGTGGCGCAGCAATGGCAGCCTGCACACGCTGGCCTGCCACCCGCCCCTGAGCCCGGGGCCCCGGGCCAGCCAGGCACAGGCTCGTGCCCAGCTGCTGCACGCCCTCAGCCTGGACGAGGGCGGCCCTGAGCCTGAGCCCAGCCTGTCCGACTCCTCCAGTGGGGGCAGCTTTGGCCGCAGTCCTGGCACCGGCCCTGGCCCCTTCAGCTCCTCCCTGGGCCACATTAACCACCTTGGGGGCTCCCTGGACCGGGCCTCGCGGGGCCCCAAGGAGGCTGGGCCGCTGGCTATGCTGAGCTGTCTGCCTGAGCCACCGCCCCCCTACGAGTTCTCCTGTCCCACTGCCGAGGAGGTGGGAGCCACGCTGCCGGATACCTGTGAGGAGCTCAAGAGGGGCCTCGATGACGAGGATGGCGCCAACCCCTTCACACAG GTACTGGAGGAGCGCCAGCGGCTGTGGCTGTCTGAGCTGAAGCGCCTGTACATGGAGCGGCTGCATGAGGTGGCCCAGAAGGCTGAGCGCAGCGAGCGCAACCTCCAGCTGCAGCTGTTTATGGCCCAGCAGGAGCAGCGGCGCCTGCGGAAGGAGCTGCAGGCGCAGCAGGGCCTGGCCCCCGAGCCCCGGCCCCCAGGCACCCTCCCAGAGGCTGACCCCAGCGCCCGACCAGAGGAGGAAGCCCGATGGGAG GTGTGCCAGAAGACAGCAGAGATTAGCCTTCTGAAGCAGCAGCTCCGGGAGGCCCAGGCCGAGCTGGCGCAGAAGCTGGCTGAGATCTTCAGTCTGAAGACACAGCTTCGGGGCAGCCGGGCACAAGCTCAGGCCCAGGACGCAGAGCTGGCCCGGCTACGCGAGACCGTGCGGAGCCTGCAGGAGCAGGCCCCCCGGGAGGAAGCCCCAGGCAGCTGTGAGACCGATGACTGCAAGAGCAGGGGGCTGCtaggggaggcaggaggcagcgaGCCCGCAGATGGCGCTGAGCAGCTGCGGGCTGAGCTGCTGCAAGAGCGACTCCGGAGCCAGGAGCAGACTCTACGCTTCGAGCGGGAGCGGCGGACgtggcaggaggagaaggagcgGGTGCTGCGCTACCAGCGGGAGATCCAGGGGGGCTACCTGGACATGTACCGCCGCAACCAGGCGCTGGAACAGGAACTGCGGGTGCTGCgggagccccccacaccctggAGTCCTCGGCTTGAGTCCTCCAAGATCTGA
- the RMND5B gene encoding E3 ubiquitin-protein transferase RMND5B: protein MEQCASVEREVDKVLQKFLTYGQHCEQSLEELLHYVGQLRAELASAALQGTPLSATLSLVMSQCCRKIKDTVQKLASDHKDIHSSVSRVGKAIDRNFDSEICGVVSDAVWDSREKQQQILQMAIVEHLYQQGMLSVAEELCQESTLNVDLDFKQPFLELNRILEALHEQDLGPALEWAVSHRQRLLELNSSLEFKLHRLHFIRLLAGGPEKQLEALSYARHFQPFARLHQREIQVMMGSLVYLRLGLEKSPYCHLLDNSHWAEICETFTRDACSLLGLSVESPLSVSFASGCVALPVLMNIKAVIEQRQCTGVWSHKDELPIEIELGMKCWYHSVFACPILRQQTSDSNPPIKLICGHVISRDALNKLINGGKLKCPYCPMEQNPADGKRIIF, encoded by the exons ATGGAGCAGTGTGCGAGTGTGGAGAGAGAGGTGGACAAGGTTCTACAGAAGTTCCTGACCTACGGGCAGCACTGCGAGCAGAGCCTGGAGGAGCTGCTGCACTACGTGGGCCAGCTGCGGGCTGAGCTGGCCAGCGCAG CCCTCCAGGGGACCCCTCTCTCAGCCACCCTCTCCCTGGTGATGTCCCAGTGCTGCCGGAAGATCAAAGACACCGTACAGAAACTGGCTTCGGACCACAAGGACATTCACAGCAGTGTCTCTCGAGTGGGCAAAGCCATTGACAGG AACTTTGACTCTGAGATTTGCGGTGTAGTCTCCGACGCAGTGTGGGACTCacgggagaagcagcagcagatcCTGCAGATGGCCATCGTGGAGCACCTGTACCAGCAGGGCATGCTCAGCGTTGCTGAGGAGCTGTGCCAG GAATCAACGCTGAATGTGGACTTGGATTTCAAGCAGCCTTTCCTGGAGTTGAATCGAATCCTGGAAGCTTTGCATGAACAAGACCTGGGGCCAGCACTGGA ATGGGCCGTCTCCCACAGGCAGCGCCTGCTCGAGCTCAACAGCTCCCTGGAGTTCAAGTTGCACCGACTGCACTTCATCCGCCTCCTGGCAGGTGGTCCTGAGAagcagctggaggccctcagCTACGCCCGGCATTTCCAGCCCTTTGCTCGGCTGCACCAGCGGG AGATCCAGGTGATGATGGGCAGTCTGGTGTATCTGCGTCTGGGCTTGGAGAAGTCGCCCTACTGCcacctcctggacaacagccattGGGCCGAGATCTGTGAGACCTTTACCCGGGATGCTTGTTCCCTGCTGGGGCTTTCTGTGGAGTCGCCCCTCAGTGTCAG CTTTGCCTCTGGCTGTGTGGCGCTGCCCGTGCTGATGAACATCAAAGCTGTGATCGAGCAGAGGCAGTGCACGGGGGTCTGGAGTCACAAGGACGAGTTACCG ATTGAGATCGAACTCGGCATGAAGTGCTGGTACCACTCAGTGTTCGCGTGCCCCATCCTCCGCCAGCAGACATCGGATTCCAACCCCCCCATCAAGCTCATTTGTGGTCATGTTATCTCCCGAGACGCACTCAACAAGCTCATTAATGGAGGAAA GCTGAAGTGCCCCTACTGTCCCATGGAGCAGAACCCAGCAGATGGGAAACGCATCATCTTCTGA